Proteins from a genomic interval of Zingiber officinale cultivar Zhangliang chromosome 1B, Zo_v1.1, whole genome shotgun sequence:
- the LOC122052310 gene encoding U-box domain-containing protein 8-like, producing the protein MEMQLPDDFRCPISLEVMTDPVILSSGHTFDRASIQRWLDAGNRTCPVTKVPLPPSPSLIPNYALRSLISSYLAHRPSAVASSSSDEDHLDSFLLSRFSFPSDAPTLSAVLRLAQSGSAASRRLVADSGGTSVLIRHADAPDRPDLQDLALRALLHISLDGDDARLGLLAEGALDPIVSALRGGPVAALAATFLTSLAVVDVNKATIGAHPAAIPSLAALLSGGDGRHRREAATALHELCKFAENRRRAVRAGVVAPLISFASEGSERAVRVLGLLAKCREGKEEMRKRIGFLRALAVVVKTGNPRGVEHALVVLNLVCSDSKEMALEAIGEGILDLCSVLAGDMNQKIGKNAMELARSLRIFSSPCISANIGQ; encoded by the coding sequence ATGGAGATGCAGTTACCGGATGACTTCCGGTGTCCAATCTCCCTGGAGGTGATGACGGACCCGGTGATTTTATCCTCCGGCCACACCTTCGACCGCGCTTCTATCCAACGCTGGCTCGACGCCGGTAACCGCACCTGCCCGGTCACTAAAGTCCCCCTCCCTCCCTCCCCTTCTCTCATCCCCAACTACGCCCTTCGCAGCCTCATCTCCTCCTACCTCGCCCATCGCCCTTCCGCCGTCGCCTCGTCCTCCTCTGATGAAGATCACCTCGACTCCTTCCTCCTCTCTCGATTCTCCTTCCCCTCCGACGCCCCTACTCTCTCCGCCGTCCTCCGCCTCGCCCAGAGCGGGAGCGCCGCCTCTCGCCGCCTCGTCGCCGACTCCGGCGGGACCTCTGTCCTCATCCGCCACGCGGACGCTCCCGACCGCCCCGACCTCCAGGACCTGGCCCTCCGCGCCCTCCTCCACATCTCCCTCGACGGTGACGACGCGCGCCTCGGTCTCCTAGCCGAGGGCGCCCTCGACCCCATCGTCTCCGCACTCCGCGGTGGCCCTGTCGCGGCCCTCGCTGCTACCTTCCTCACCAGCCTCGCCGTTGTTGACGTCAACAAAGCCACGATCGGAGCCCACCCCGCCGCCATTCCCAGCCTAGCGGCCCTACTCAGCGGCGGCGACGGCCGGCACCGGAGGGAGGCGGCCACGGCTCTCCATGAACTGTGCAAGTTCGCCGAGAACCGGAGACGGGCTGTGCGGGCTGGTGTGGTGGCGCCGCTCATCAGCTTCGCTAGTGAAGGGTCGGAAAGGGCCGTGCGTGTCTTAGGACTCCTCGCCAAGTGCCGAGAGGGGAAGGAGGAGATGAGGAAGCGGATAGGATTCCTTAGGGCATTGGCCGTCGTCGTTAAAACAGGGAACCCAAGGGGCGTGGAACACGCCCTCGTGGTGCTCAACTTGGTTTGTTCCGATAGCAAAGAGATGGCTTTGGAAGCCATCGGAGAAGGGATTTTGGACCTCTGTTCTGTTTTGGCCGGCGATATGAATCAAAAGATTGGGAAGAATGCCATGGAATTAGCTCGTAGTCTCAGAATTTTCTCCTCTCCCTGCATATCAGCAAACATAGGTCAGTGA
- the LOC122045531 gene encoding uclacyanin-3-like, with the protein MAMLRALAAAMTVAAFFEMALCVNYNVAWDLSTNYTHWVSGKTFRIGDTLTFKYPPTTHDVVEVDSTGYSACNAGTSTASATGNTEIRLTATGKRYFICGIPTHCSQGMQLEIDVVHAMGETSPPSSSPPSPVSDSTSPAQAPASSTPPPSPLNVPSPPNEAVPGSITGEAKLTLGLGLATVMVALGL; encoded by the exons ATGGCGATGCTGAGAGCTCTGGCGGCGGCCATGACCGTGGCGGCCTTTTTTGAGATGGCATTGTGCGTCAACTACAACGTCGCCTGGGATCTCTCAACTAACTACACGCACTGGGTCTCCGGCAAGACATTTCGCATCGGGGATACTCTGA CTTTCAAATACCCGCCGACGACCCACGACGTGGTGGAGGTGGACAGCACCGGCTACAGCGCGTGCAACGCGGGCACTTCGACAGCTAGTGCGACGGGCAACACAGAGATCAGACTCACCGCCACCGGCAAACGATACTTCATCTGCGGAATTCCCACCCACTGCAGTCAGGGAATGCAACTCGAGATCGACGTCGTTCATGCCATGGGCGAGACCTCCCCGCCGAGCAGCTCTCCACCATCTCCTGTTTCTGACTCCACTTCCCCAGCGCAGGCACCAGCGTCCTCTACCCCACCGCCCTCGCCACTAAACGTGCCCTCGCCACCGAACGAGGCGGTGCCCGGCAGCATTACTGGAGAGGCCAAGTTGACTCTCGGATTGGGTCTGGCAACGGTCATGGTGGCTTTAGGCCTATAG